One genomic segment of Bacteroidales bacterium includes these proteins:
- the hutH gene encoding histidine ammonia-lyase has product MDKVHKDKDKDKVHLVSTEEIGWKKFEEIISGGTKIVLSDEVIKKIRVCRDYLDRRMEHTDEILYGINTGFGSLCNKIISAENLGLLQKNLVMSHACGLGEEVSEEITRLMLLLKIQSLSYGHSGVQVATVERLADLYNNDILPVVYTYGSLGASGDLAPLAHMSLPLLGMGEVNVKGKRRKAAEVIKEMGWDPIELKSKEGLALLNGTQFMSAYGVYLCLRVFKLSRLADIIAALSLEAFDGRIEPFHELIQQIRPHQGQLVTARRIRWLLEGSELIGRPKAHVQDPYSFRCIPQVHGASKDSINYVAYVFRNEINAVTDNPTIFPEEDLIISAGNFHGQPLALALDNLAIAMSEMGNISERRTYQLVSGSRGLPPFLVANPGLNSGFMIPQYTAASMVSHNKQLCTPSSVDSIESSQGQEDHVSMGANAATKAYQVMLNLERILAIELYNAAQAIEFRRPVRTSPFMENFLKEYRKGVSFVEDDKVMYQDIDRSVKFLQEIEPDLPEDLIMMRDYSPEDMR; this is encoded by the coding sequence ATGGATAAGGTGCATAAGGATAAGGATAAGGATAAGGTGCATCTGGTAAGCACAGAGGAAATCGGGTGGAAGAAGTTTGAAGAGATCATTTCGGGAGGAACAAAGATTGTCCTGTCGGACGAGGTGATTAAGAAGATCAGGGTCTGCAGGGACTATCTGGATCGGAGGATGGAGCATACGGATGAGATCCTCTACGGGATCAATACCGGCTTCGGCTCCCTCTGCAATAAGATAATATCGGCGGAGAACCTGGGATTGTTGCAGAAGAACCTGGTGATGTCGCATGCCTGCGGGCTTGGGGAGGAGGTCAGTGAGGAGATTACCAGGCTGATGCTCCTTCTGAAAATCCAGTCGCTCTCCTACGGGCACTCCGGAGTTCAGGTGGCCACCGTGGAACGCCTGGCCGATCTCTATAACAACGATATCCTGCCGGTGGTTTATACCTATGGTTCGCTGGGAGCCTCGGGCGACCTGGCTCCCCTGGCCCATATGAGCCTGCCCCTGCTGGGCATGGGTGAAGTGAATGTGAAAGGGAAACGGAGAAAGGCCGCGGAGGTCATAAAAGAGATGGGCTGGGATCCCATTGAACTGAAATCCAAGGAAGGACTGGCCCTGTTGAACGGAACGCAGTTTATGAGTGCCTACGGGGTATACCTTTGTTTAAGAGTCTTTAAGCTCTCCCGGCTGGCCGATATTATCGCAGCCCTGTCGCTGGAGGCCTTCGACGGCAGGATCGAGCCATTCCATGAATTGATTCAGCAGATCCGGCCCCACCAGGGACAGCTGGTCACCGCCCGGAGAATCCGGTGGCTGCTGGAGGGAAGCGAGTTGATCGGCCGTCCCAAGGCCCATGTGCAGGATCCTTACTCCTTCAGATGCATCCCCCAGGTTCACGGAGCTTCCAAGGATTCCATCAACTACGTGGCCTATGTGTTCCGGAATGAGATCAATGCAGTTACCGATAATCCCACCATCTTCCCGGAGGAGGATCTGATCATTTCTGCCGGGAACTTCCATGGTCAGCCCCTGGCCCTGGCCCTGGATAATTTAGCCATCGCCATGAGCGAGATGGGGAATATTTCCGAACGGCGAACCTACCAGCTGGTGAGCGGCTCCCGGGGCCTGCCGCCTTTCCTGGTGGCCAATCCCGGCCTCAATTCCGGATTTATGATTCCCCAGTATACGGCAGCCTCCATGGTTAGTCATAACAAGCAGCTCTGTACCCCCTCATCGGTCGATTCCATTGAATCGTCGCAGGGTCAGGAGGATCATGTCAGTATGGGGGCCAATGCGGCTACCAAAGCCTATCAGGTGATGCTGAACCTGGAACGGATCCTGGCTATTGAACTCTATAATGCAGCTCAGGCCATCGAATTCAGGCGACCTGTGCGCACCAGTCCCTTTATGGAAAATTTCCTGAAAGAGTACAGAAAAGGAGTATCATTTGTGGAGGACGACAAGGTGATGTACCAGGATATCGATCGCAGTGTGAAATTCCTGCAGGAGATTGAACCGGACCTGCCGGAGGACCTGATCATGATGCGCGACTACTCGCCTGAAGATATGCGCTAG
- the hisS gene encoding histidine--tRNA ligase, with the protein MADKPSIPKGTRDFSPLEMARRNYIFDTIRRIFLVHGFLPIETPAMEKLSSLMGKYGDEGDKLLFKILNSGDFKAKLRPGELDEVAGSLAGKISEKGLRYDLTVPFARYVVQHRNEITFPFRRFQIQPVWRADRPQRGRYREFYQCDVDVIGSNSLLNEFELIQIIDEVFGALGLKVVIKLNNRKVLAGIAEAIGATEQMSDITVAIDKLEKVGQEGVMKELEQKGLSRASLEKLDPLLKTEGTTLEKLAFLEEFLAGSESGLEGLGEVRLLLDYLKSDPVGSVLEFDLTLARGLNYYTGSILEVKSAEAEMGSICGGGRYDDLTGIFGLEGVSGVGVSFGADRIYDVLLQLDRFPERAALDTQLLFVNFGETTVKHILPILSLLRKNHIASELYPDEAKMKKQLNYADKRHIPFVALAGEQEIREGVLTLKEMDSGRQERLTPEELVERLSSAK; encoded by the coding sequence ATGGCCGATAAACCATCCATTCCCAAAGGAACCCGTGATTTTTCGCCCCTGGAAATGGCCAGGAGGAACTATATATTTGATACCATCCGAAGGATCTTTCTGGTGCATGGCTTTCTTCCCATCGAAACACCGGCCATGGAGAAGCTTTCATCACTTATGGGAAAGTACGGGGATGAAGGAGATAAACTACTGTTCAAGATCCTGAATTCGGGCGATTTTAAAGCGAAACTGCGTCCGGGAGAGCTTGACGAAGTTGCCGGGAGCCTGGCGGGCAAAATTTCGGAGAAGGGACTGCGCTATGACCTGACGGTTCCCTTTGCCCGTTACGTGGTACAGCACCGCAACGAGATCACCTTTCCTTTCAGGCGTTTTCAGATACAGCCCGTGTGGCGGGCCGATCGCCCGCAGAGGGGCCGTTACAGGGAGTTTTACCAGTGCGATGTGGATGTCATCGGCAGTAACTCACTGCTCAATGAATTTGAGCTGATCCAGATCATTGATGAAGTTTTCGGGGCCCTGGGACTAAAGGTGGTGATCAAACTCAATAACCGGAAGGTACTGGCAGGAATTGCTGAGGCCATTGGGGCAACGGAACAAATGAGCGATATCACCGTGGCCATAGATAAGCTTGAAAAGGTCGGGCAGGAGGGGGTTATGAAGGAACTGGAACAGAAGGGCCTGAGCAGGGCTTCCCTGGAGAAGCTCGACCCTCTGTTGAAGACGGAGGGGACGACTCTGGAAAAACTTGCTTTCCTGGAGGAATTCCTGGCAGGATCGGAAAGCGGTCTGGAGGGCCTGGGTGAGGTACGCCTCCTGTTGGATTACCTGAAGAGCGATCCTGTAGGATCCGTGCTTGAATTCGATCTGACCCTGGCCAGGGGCCTGAATTACTACACGGGAAGCATCCTGGAGGTGAAATCGGCCGAGGCTGAGATGGGGAGCATCTGTGGAGGGGGAAGGTATGACGATCTGACCGGTATTTTTGGGCTGGAGGGTGTTTCGGGAGTGGGCGTCTCCTTTGGCGCCGACCGCATCTATGACGTCCTGCTTCAGCTGGACCGCTTCCCGGAACGGGCTGCCCTGGATACACAACTGCTCTTTGTGAACTTCGGAGAAACAACAGTAAAGCACATCCTTCCCATCCTGAGTCTTCTCCGGAAAAACCACATCGCCTCTGAACTTTACCCCGACGAGGCCAAGATGAAAAAGCAGCTCAACTATGCCGACAAACGCCATATTCCCTTTGTGGCACTGGCAGGTGAGCAGGAAATCAGGGAAGGGGTGCTTACTCTTAAGGAAATGGACTCGGGCAGGCAGGAGAGGCTCACCCCGGAGGAGCTGGTAGAAAGATTATCCTCTGCCAAATAA